A window of Elusimicrobiota bacterium genomic DNA:
CTGCCGTCCGCCGGCGGCAGCCCCCAGAACAAGGTCGCCCCGAACATCGCCCCCGCCTTGTTCGCCAGCCCGAGTATCGCGTTCGACTCGTGCAGCGCGATCGGGATCCCCCGCCTCCACGCCGCGTACGCGACCGGGAAGGTCAGATATCCCCCCATCCCCAACGCGAGATCCGGCTTGAAGTCCTTCGTGACCCGCGACATCAGCCGCATGCTCGCGATCAGCTTCGCCGCGAAAGCGACGAGGCCGGGGCCGAGGCTGCGCGGCATCCCGCCCAGGTCCGCCTCGAGGCACGCCAGGCCGGCCTTCTCCAGGCGTTCCTTCGCGGGGTCGTCCTTCCTCACGATGAGCAGCGGCTCCCACCCGCGCGCCTTCAACTCCTGGGCGGCGACGAGCCCCGGGTAGAAATGCCCCCCGGTGCCGCCCGCCGCGATGAGGACGCGCCTCATTTGAGGGACTCCGCGCGCGTCTGGCGCGAGATGTTGAGGACCACGCCGACGCCGATCATCGTCGCGAGCAGGGACGAGCCGCCGTAGGAGATGAACGGCAGCGGGATGCCCTTCGTCGGCAGGAGCCCGATCGACATGGCGATGTTGAAGAACGCCTGGATGACGATCGAGAAGGAGACGCCCGCGGCGAGCAAGGTCCCGAACAGGTTGGGGGCCGCGCGCGCGATGCGCACCCCCCGGACGAGGATGGTCGCGAACAGGGCCAGGACGACGGCGGCGCCGATGAGCCCCAGCTCCTCGCAGATGACCGGGAAGATGAAGTCGGTGTGCGGCTTGGGCAGGTACATCAGCTTGAGCTTCGAGGCGCCGACGCCCTTCCCGGTCCAGCCGCCTGAGCCGACGGCGAGGATGGACTGCGAGAGCTGGTAGCCCGCTCCCTTGATGTTCTCGAACGGCGTCAGGAAGCTGAGCAGGCGCGCCCGGCGGTAGGGCTTGCGCCACAGCTCCTCGGCCACGACGGGCACGGCCAGGGCCAGCGCGCCGGCGATGGACTGCCAGCGCGCGCCGGCGACGAACAAGGTCAGGATCGAGACGCAGAAGATCAGGAAGGG
This region includes:
- the ftsW gene encoding putative lipid II flippase FtsW yields the protein MKPRVSARRGAPIDYALFGAVMALLFIGVVMVYSASAIYAEKNIGSPLFFFQRQFVWAVISILAMGAMSRFDYNRLREFVMPVFAITCATLVAALFFPAVAGAKRWIRLGPVGLQPAEFAKLTAILFLAAYLDKKHSKLGNFVQGIVVPLSVVSVLLVLIGLEPDLGTPFLIFCVSILTLFVAGARWQSIAGALALAVPVVAEELWRKPYRRARLLSFLTPFENIKGAGYQLSQSILAVGSGGWTGKGVGASKLKLMYLPKPHTDFIFPVICEELGLIGAAVVLALFATILVRGVRIARAAPNLFGTLLAAGVSFSIVIQAFFNIAMSIGLLPTKGIPLPFISYGGSSLLATMIGVGVVLNISRQTRAESLK